The following coding sequences are from one Humulus lupulus chromosome X, drHumLupu1.1, whole genome shotgun sequence window:
- the LOC133805088 gene encoding NAC domain-containing protein 92 isoform X2 yields MTQTSQKEKEEISTKNSTPTSTTDMSGSDGNINKDPEKLPPGFRFHPTDEELITFYLINKISDATFTGRAIGDVDLNKCEPWELPAKAKMGEKEWYFFSLRDRKYPTGVRTNRATNTGYWKTTGKDKEIFNSVTSELVGMKKTLVFYRGRAPRGEKSNWVMHEYRINSKSAFRTSKDEWVVCRVFQKSAGAKKYPTTQSRTINPYALDTGHPTMLPSPMMQLAGDPTQFLFARNNYNMTNPELAELSRVLRAGSSGGGSSNGGLNLPSIPSQYNYPVPGGGCLTISGLNLNLGGPPTQPLFRPLPPPPQLPMQLNNPQPPMNLNQHDIITSSMMSSTSGSFVHHHTSTNGYGTDMNNVPNGPNNNRTYMNVDHCMDLENYWPAY; encoded by the exons ATG ACGCAAACAAGtcagaaggaaaaagaagaaatcAGCACGAAGAATAGTACCCCTACAAGTACTACAGATATGTCTGGATCAGATGGAAACATTAATAAAGATCCTGAAAAATTGCCACCTGGTTTCCGATTTCACCCTACCGATGAAGAACTAATAACCTTTTATCTCATCAACAAGATCTCAGATGCAACTTTTACAGGAAGAGCAATTGGTGATGTTGATCTCAACAAATGCGAACCCTGGGAACTTCCTG CAAAAGCGAAGATGGGAGAAAAAGAGTGGTATTTCTTTAGCCTTCGGGATCGGAAATATCCAACTGGAGTGAGAACAAACCGAGCTACAAACACTGGATATTGGAAGACCACTGGAAAAGATAAAGAGATTTTCAACTCAGTAACTTCTGAGTTGGTTGGAATGAAAAAGACGTTGGTTTTCTATAGGGGGAGAGCTCCAAGAGGAGAGAAATCTAACTGGGTAATGCATGAATATCGCATTAACTCCAAATCAGCGTTTAGAACTTCCAAG GACGAATGGGTAGTTTGTCGTGTGTTCCAGAAGAGTGCCGGTGCCAAAAAGTACCCAACAACCCAATCAAGAACAATAAACCCTTACGCCCTTGATACAGGCCATCCCACTATGCTTCCTTCACCAATGATGCAGCTGGCTGGAGATCCCACTCAGTTCCTCTTCGCCAGAAACAACTACAACATGACTAACCCGGAACTCGCCGAGCTCTCTAGGGTTCTTCGAGCTGGCAGCAGCGGCGGTGGATCATCAAACGGCGGGTTGAACCTTCCTTCTATTCCATCTCAATACAACTACCCCGTCCCCGGAGGAGGCTGCCTCACTATTTCTGGCCTGAATTTGAATCTAGGCGGACCGCCTACGCAACCCCTTTTTCGCCCTTTGCCGCCACCTCCACAGCTGCCAATGCAGCTGAATAATCCCCAGCCGCCAATGAATTTGAATCAACATGACATAATTACGTCTTCCATGATGAGTAGTACTAGTGGCTCTTTTGTTCATCATCATACTAGTACTAATGGCTATGGTACAGACATGAACAACGTACCCAACGGACCTAACAACAACAGAACGTATATGAACGTGGATCATTGCATGGATCTTGAAAACTACTGGCCTGCCTATTAG
- the LOC133805088 gene encoding NAC domain-containing protein 92 isoform X1: MQASKTQTSQKEKEEISTKNSTPTSTTDMSGSDGNINKDPEKLPPGFRFHPTDEELITFYLINKISDATFTGRAIGDVDLNKCEPWELPAKAKMGEKEWYFFSLRDRKYPTGVRTNRATNTGYWKTTGKDKEIFNSVTSELVGMKKTLVFYRGRAPRGEKSNWVMHEYRINSKSAFRTSKDEWVVCRVFQKSAGAKKYPTTQSRTINPYALDTGHPTMLPSPMMQLAGDPTQFLFARNNYNMTNPELAELSRVLRAGSSGGGSSNGGLNLPSIPSQYNYPVPGGGCLTISGLNLNLGGPPTQPLFRPLPPPPQLPMQLNNPQPPMNLNQHDIITSSMMSSTSGSFVHHHTSTNGYGTDMNNVPNGPNNNRTYMNVDHCMDLENYWPAY; encoded by the exons ATGCAAGCCAGTAAG ACGCAAACAAGtcagaaggaaaaagaagaaatcAGCACGAAGAATAGTACCCCTACAAGTACTACAGATATGTCTGGATCAGATGGAAACATTAATAAAGATCCTGAAAAATTGCCACCTGGTTTCCGATTTCACCCTACCGATGAAGAACTAATAACCTTTTATCTCATCAACAAGATCTCAGATGCAACTTTTACAGGAAGAGCAATTGGTGATGTTGATCTCAACAAATGCGAACCCTGGGAACTTCCTG CAAAAGCGAAGATGGGAGAAAAAGAGTGGTATTTCTTTAGCCTTCGGGATCGGAAATATCCAACTGGAGTGAGAACAAACCGAGCTACAAACACTGGATATTGGAAGACCACTGGAAAAGATAAAGAGATTTTCAACTCAGTAACTTCTGAGTTGGTTGGAATGAAAAAGACGTTGGTTTTCTATAGGGGGAGAGCTCCAAGAGGAGAGAAATCTAACTGGGTAATGCATGAATATCGCATTAACTCCAAATCAGCGTTTAGAACTTCCAAG GACGAATGGGTAGTTTGTCGTGTGTTCCAGAAGAGTGCCGGTGCCAAAAAGTACCCAACAACCCAATCAAGAACAATAAACCCTTACGCCCTTGATACAGGCCATCCCACTATGCTTCCTTCACCAATGATGCAGCTGGCTGGAGATCCCACTCAGTTCCTCTTCGCCAGAAACAACTACAACATGACTAACCCGGAACTCGCCGAGCTCTCTAGGGTTCTTCGAGCTGGCAGCAGCGGCGGTGGATCATCAAACGGCGGGTTGAACCTTCCTTCTATTCCATCTCAATACAACTACCCCGTCCCCGGAGGAGGCTGCCTCACTATTTCTGGCCTGAATTTGAATCTAGGCGGACCGCCTACGCAACCCCTTTTTCGCCCTTTGCCGCCACCTCCACAGCTGCCAATGCAGCTGAATAATCCCCAGCCGCCAATGAATTTGAATCAACATGACATAATTACGTCTTCCATGATGAGTAGTACTAGTGGCTCTTTTGTTCATCATCATACTAGTACTAATGGCTATGGTACAGACATGAACAACGTACCCAACGGACCTAACAACAACAGAACGTATATGAACGTGGATCATTGCATGGATCTTGAAAACTACTGGCCTGCCTATTAG